Proteins encoded together in one Desulfovibrio sp. UCD-KL4C window:
- a CDS encoding MBL fold metallo-hydrolase encodes MDIKSFALGPLETNCYVITNDNKAVVIDPGGDPTTVLDFLKKSGFELESILNTHLHFDHIFGNAALSEATGKTIYADDSGLSLMDTPLGDGSMIGIKVAPFKSEHIKIGKTEMIGLECNVLSTPGHAPGSLTFHFPALDAAFVGDVIFRRSIGRTDFPGGNLDLLKKSVQENIYTLPENTKLLSGHGPSTSVAEERNHNPFFNDMQF; translated from the coding sequence ATGGATATTAAATCATTTGCTCTCGGACCACTTGAAACGAACTGTTACGTCATCACTAACGACAATAAAGCTGTTGTAATTGATCCGGGCGGAGACCCTACCACAGTACTTGATTTTTTAAAAAAATCAGGATTTGAACTGGAAAGTATTTTAAACACACATCTACACTTCGATCATATATTCGGAAACGCAGCCCTTTCAGAAGCTACAGGTAAAACTATATACGCTGACGATTCCGGTCTTTCACTTATGGATACACCTCTAGGTGATGGCAGCATGATCGGCATAAAGGTTGCTCCTTTCAAGTCAGAGCATATTAAAATCGGCAAGACTGAAATGATAGGTCTTGAATGTAATGTTCTCTCCACTCCCGGTCATGCTCCTGGCAGTCTAACTTTTCATTTCCCTGCTCTTGATGCTGCTTTTGTAGGTGATGTTATTTTCCGTCGTTCTATAGGAAGAACAGACTTCCCCGGCGGAAATCTTGATCTGCTTAAAAAGTCCGTGCAGGAAAATATTTATACTTTGCCTGAGAACACCAAGCTTTTATCTGGACACGGACCGTCAACTTCTGTCGCAGAAGAAAGAAATCACAATCCTTTTTTCAATGACATGCAATTTTAA
- a CDS encoding AAA family ATPase, whose protein sequence is MLELLRIRDLALIEDAEIEFAPGMNALTGETGAGKSFILRAIDFLTGQRMNADMVRPGKKQALVEAMFIHPDGQESIVRRVLSAETGRSKVYVNDKLSSQAIIREMGATMILHTSQHAQQRLLQPSYQCTILDTFLKDTSLPKTKDTLLNSLRELLAKKDELKKRSATLLEKKDFLEFQRKEIEEVAPYPGEEDELLEKKNLLRQHEDAGKCIQNTMDIIRGEADLSGGLASLSSEMERVCDIFPDYGKDRETVVEFKHFIDELAMRLRSQPLDFEMEESIDDIEERLYELSKLKRKLGRTLDQIMDMQKEIEDNLNFLDSCAIELAQIERKEKELVDKLRVSLETLFEARKVAAAILTSRIETELKGLGFSDHIRVEFDFQPNELYPDLYEMRGRLMWIPNPGQAPQPLEKIASGGELSRFLLAITGLQGETDKPTLIFDEIDSGIGGTTLNRVGEKMQELAKRQQMILITHWPQLAELADRHFLIHKGVVNKETFTTCRQLDQDEITAELSRMKGQE, encoded by the coding sequence ATGTTGGAACTGCTTAGAATACGTGACCTTGCTCTAATTGAAGATGCTGAAATCGAATTCGCCCCCGGAATGAACGCCCTCACTGGCGAAACAGGAGCAGGTAAATCTTTCATTTTACGCGCCATTGATTTTTTAACTGGACAGCGCATGAATGCCGATATGGTTAGACCTGGTAAAAAACAGGCTCTTGTTGAAGCTATGTTTATACATCCAGACGGGCAGGAATCAATTGTCCGCCGAGTTCTTTCTGCAGAAACAGGGCGTAGCAAAGTATATGTAAATGACAAACTCAGCTCACAGGCAATCATCCGTGAAATGGGCGCGACAATGATTCTGCACACTAGTCAACATGCACAGCAAAGACTTTTGCAGCCTTCATATCAATGTACTATTCTTGATACTTTTCTTAAGGACACTTCTCTTCCCAAAACAAAAGACACTCTTTTGAACTCACTGCGGGAGCTTCTGGCAAAAAAAGATGAGCTAAAAAAACGGTCCGCAACTTTACTTGAAAAGAAAGACTTTCTCGAATTTCAGCGTAAAGAGATTGAAGAAGTTGCACCATATCCCGGCGAAGAAGATGAACTTCTAGAAAAAAAGAATCTGCTCCGCCAACACGAAGATGCCGGAAAATGTATCCAGAATACTATGGATATTATACGCGGTGAAGCGGATCTTTCAGGCGGACTCGCTTCTCTATCATCAGAAATGGAAAGAGTTTGCGATATTTTCCCGGACTATGGAAAAGACAGAGAAACGGTAGTTGAGTTCAAACATTTCATTGATGAACTGGCAATGCGCCTTCGTTCACAGCCGCTTGATTTTGAGATGGAAGAATCTATTGATGACATAGAAGAGCGCCTTTACGAGCTCTCAAAGCTTAAACGCAAGTTAGGTCGCACCTTAGATCAGATTATGGATATGCAAAAAGAAATTGAGGATAATCTCAACTTCCTTGATTCATGTGCAATCGAGCTGGCCCAGATTGAAAGAAAAGAAAAAGAACTTGTCGATAAGCTTAGAGTCTCTTTAGAAACTCTTTTCGAGGCCAGAAAAGTTGCCGCAGCAATACTGACCTCCCGCATTGAAACAGAACTGAAAGGACTAGGATTTTCTGATCATATCCGTGTGGAATTCGATTTTCAGCCGAATGAACTGTATCCAGATTTATATGAAATGCGCGGCAGACTGATGTGGATTCCCAACCCCGGACAAGCCCCTCAGCCACTCGAAAAGATTGCATCAGGCGGGGAACTTTCACGATTCCTGCTTGCCATTACAGGCTTACAAGGTGAAACAGATAAACCAACGCTTATCTTTGATGAAATTGATTCAGGAATAGGCGGAACCACGCTTAACAGGGTCGGCGAAAAAATGCAGGAACTTGCTAAGCGTCAACAAATGATACTCATAACTCATTGGCCGCAACTTGCAGAACTTGCGGACAGACACTTCTTGATTCATAAAGGAGTTGTAAACAAAGAAACCTTCACAACTTGCAGGCAGCTTGATCAAGACGAAATTACCGCAGAACTTTCACGCATGAAGGGTCAGGAATAA
- a CDS encoding ABC transporter permease: protein MLNKKPLTPPTRFQRYGMLILGLTLVGTISIAAICAPLLTHYDPFALNIDNLLQPPSATHLFGTDALGRDVFARILYGGRVSLWVGFVAVGISTAIGLVLGLTAGYFGGLVDEIIMRGVDVMLCFPSFFLILAVIAFLEPGLMNIMIVIGFTSWMGVARLVRAETLSLRRRDFVQASKLAGAGPIRIMITHILPNAITPVLVSATLGVAGAILVESSLSFLGLGVQPPDPSWGNLLMDGKEVLEIAPWLSIFPGMAILLTVLGYNLLGEALRDILDPRLKQ, encoded by the coding sequence ATGCTAAATAAAAAACCTTTAACTCCACCTACCCGCTTTCAAAGATATGGCATGCTCATTCTTGGGCTTACCCTTGTGGGAACCATTTCAATCGCAGCAATATGCGCTCCCCTGTTAACACACTATGATCCTTTTGCTCTGAATATTGATAATCTTCTGCAACCTCCCAGCGCTACGCATTTATTCGGAACAGATGCACTGGGGCGCGACGTTTTCGCCCGTATTTTGTATGGCGGACGCGTCTCACTGTGGGTCGGATTTGTGGCAGTTGGGATTTCCACTGCAATAGGTCTTGTGCTCGGGCTTACAGCAGGGTATTTCGGAGGTCTGGTTGATGAAATAATTATGCGTGGCGTGGATGTAATGCTTTGCTTTCCATCATTCTTTTTGATTCTGGCAGTTATCGCCTTCCTTGAACCGGGCCTTATGAACATTATGATAGTGATAGGATTCACTTCATGGATGGGCGTTGCCAGACTGGTAAGAGCAGAAACTCTGTCGCTTCGAAGACGTGACTTTGTGCAAGCTTCAAAGCTGGCAGGAGCCGGACCGATTCGAATTATGATAACGCATATTTTACCGAATGCCATTACACCTGTACTTGTTTCGGCAACACTCGGCGTAGCAGGCGCTATACTTGTAGAATCATCTTTAAGTTTTCTCGGACTCGGAGTGCAACCTCCTGATCCGTCTTGGGGCAACCTACTTATGGACGGAAAAGAAGTACTTGAAATTGCTCCATGGCTCTCAATTTTCCCCGGAATGGCAATTCTTTTAACCGTTCTTGGGTACAATCTACTTGGTGAAGCATTGCGTGACATTCTTGACCCCAGACTGAAACAGTAA
- a CDS encoding ABC transporter permease, whose product MLDIAFKIASKIAWVGVVFIGITVISFWVIHLAPGSPTDMQTTLNPKATIETRQKLEKLYGLDKPLYVQYGKWVSRMVRFDFGLSMSGDHRPVWERIKERLPLTFGMNVASLFLTLLIAVPIGLYSAWKQGGWFDRGMTVFVFIGFAIPGFWLALLLMLLLGIYFPILPISGLTSLDYALLSPMGKFFDLARHLALPIFIYTFGSLAGMSRFMRSSMLEVLRQDYITTAKAKGLPMRTVLFKHAFRNGLLPVITLLGLSIPGLIGGSVIIESIFALPGLGQLFYNGVMSRDYSLIMGSLVLGALLTLAGNLLADVAYGFADPRIRAGGKD is encoded by the coding sequence ATGCTGGATATTGCCTTTAAAATTGCTTCAAAAATCGCTTGGGTAGGTGTTGTCTTCATCGGCATCACTGTTATCAGCTTCTGGGTAATTCATCTTGCTCCCGGGTCACCTACCGATATGCAGACTACCCTGAACCCTAAGGCAACAATCGAAACCCGTCAGAAGCTTGAAAAGCTTTATGGGCTGGATAAGCCTCTGTATGTTCAATATGGAAAATGGGTCTCACGTATGGTCCGCTTTGATTTCGGGCTGTCAATGTCCGGCGATCATCGCCCTGTATGGGAACGTATAAAAGAACGGTTGCCTCTTACCTTCGGCATGAATGTGGCTTCACTCTTTCTTACTCTTTTAATAGCCGTCCCTATAGGGCTTTACTCCGCATGGAAACAAGGGGGCTGGTTTGATCGAGGAATGACGGTATTTGTATTTATAGGCTTTGCAATCCCGGGATTCTGGCTCGCCCTTTTACTGATGTTACTGCTTGGCATTTACTTCCCCATTCTCCCTATATCCGGCCTGACTTCTCTTGATTACGCCCTGCTCTCACCAATGGGTAAATTTTTCGATTTAGCACGCCATCTGGCACTTCCCATATTTATTTATACATTCGGAAGTCTAGCGGGGATGTCCCGTTTCATGCGTTCTTCAATGCTGGAAGTGCTTCGGCAGGATTACATCACCACCGCGAAGGCCAAAGGGCTCCCCATGCGGACGGTGCTTTTCAAACATGCTTTTCGCAACGGATTACTACCTGTTATTACCTTGCTGGGACTATCCATTCCCGGGCTTATCGGCGGTAGTGTTATCATTGAATCAATTTTCGCCCTCCCCGGGCTGGGACAACTTTTTTATAACGGAGTTATGTCCCGCGATTACTCATTAATTATGGGTAGCCTTGTACTTGGAGCATTACTCACCCTTGCCGGAAACCTGCTGGCAGATGTGGCCTACGGTTTTGCCGATCCTCGCATTCGTGCAGGAGGGAAGGACTGA
- a CDS encoding calcium-binding protein codes for MPSSIIGQSGSVDNQIYVDEEKIKKNLEVQATDKELDANNKKDTDFPSTGDVVSISEAGAKQASHDTKSVDLPDGAYTTAPEKPEGSETLTIASTTMSSGRTVVVDKIWKPNKEAFKVGGAFYGYQASIFGADGELEGCFTLKKDTIINEGKDGKLNINDYVKGDETEGDDLIIGLNNKDLSGGDGNDTIVELSGDYNEEKVKTEGDAEEQKEAEEGKLSAGVSIDGGSGNDRVFVHGGRYSNVSFIDTGSGDDSVKYDRAKDVTIDTGSGDDSITAGVIYQSTVRTGSGDDKVQIDRTLDKKDWEDAKKSLAGVYESDVDLGEGDDQIEFGALRASNLETGTGSDVAQGYAIDYSSTVKADGDLSVRAEFIDDSKINVSGGSLNIKASFISKATIITDAKEAEDSIKQEGNSKVAKKTSKGTKIEARDIQKSKISTGRGNDFVSAAYIRDSNIETGDGADSIYVKEGVYKSKVYTGAGSDTVKSREYDRSVLDTGSGSDKASFDYIMSDSIASLGDGDDTLNCYVSNSFVDFGSGNDVLNAYAITSSIISGVGSGSKINLVKGFSEKVGSWNGIVGNNIPGEVDSKNELLCKILDNYNKWRETGEYNIDDGEYRSNKGVQGSNLDSDLFKINQSNVSSSKR; via the coding sequence ATGCCTTCATCTATCATAGGTCAATCCGGCTCTGTTGATAATCAGATTTATGTTGATGAAGAAAAAATCAAGAAAAATTTGGAAGTGCAAGCTACTGATAAAGAGCTCGACGCTAACAATAAAAAGGACACCGATTTTCCGTCAACAGGCGATGTTGTCAGTATTTCCGAGGCAGGCGCGAAGCAGGCTAGTCATGATACTAAATCTGTCGACCTGCCCGACGGAGCTTATACTACTGCTCCTGAAAAACCAGAGGGCAGCGAGACTTTAACCATTGCATCCACGACCATGTCTTCAGGGCGAACTGTTGTTGTAGATAAGATATGGAAGCCTAATAAAGAAGCTTTCAAGGTTGGTGGAGCATTCTACGGCTATCAGGCCAGTATCTTTGGTGCCGATGGTGAGCTTGAAGGTTGTTTTACCTTAAAAAAAGATACGATTATCAATGAAGGTAAAGACGGAAAGCTCAATATCAATGACTACGTGAAAGGAGATGAAACCGAAGGCGACGACCTGATTATCGGGCTTAATAATAAGGATCTTTCCGGTGGAGACGGGAATGACACAATTGTAGAGTTGTCTGGAGACTACAATGAAGAAAAGGTCAAAACCGAAGGAGATGCCGAAGAACAGAAGGAGGCTGAAGAAGGCAAGTTGTCAGCCGGGGTCTCCATTGATGGTGGAAGTGGTAATGACCGGGTTTTTGTCCATGGCGGTCGGTATTCGAATGTCAGCTTCATCGATACCGGCTCTGGTGATGATTCTGTTAAGTATGACAGGGCTAAGGATGTGACAATTGATACCGGATCAGGAGACGACTCCATCACTGCGGGAGTTATATATCAATCGACTGTGAGAACAGGGTCTGGTGATGATAAGGTACAGATTGACCGAACTCTTGATAAAAAGGATTGGGAAGATGCGAAGAAGTCTCTCGCTGGAGTTTATGAGTCAGATGTAGATCTTGGAGAAGGTGATGATCAGATTGAATTTGGTGCGTTGCGGGCCAGCAATCTGGAAACTGGTACAGGAAGTGATGTCGCACAAGGTTATGCAATAGACTATTCTTCCACTGTAAAGGCGGATGGAGATTTAAGTGTTCGCGCCGAATTTATTGATGACTCTAAAATCAATGTCTCGGGCGGCTCGCTGAATATAAAGGCATCCTTTATAAGCAAGGCAACTATAATTACCGATGCTAAGGAAGCTGAGGATTCCATTAAGCAAGAAGGCAATTCAAAGGTTGCAAAAAAGACTTCAAAGGGCACTAAAATCGAGGCGCGAGACATACAAAAGTCCAAGATTTCAACAGGACGCGGGAATGATTTCGTCAGCGCCGCATATATCCGCGACAGTAATATCGAGACAGGGGATGGAGCGGATTCGATTTATGTAAAGGAAGGCGTATATAAAAGCAAAGTTTATACTGGCGCAGGAAGTGATACTGTAAAAAGTCGGGAGTATGATCGCTCTGTTCTCGATACCGGTTCTGGTAGCGATAAAGCTTCGTTTGATTATATAATGTCTGATAGTATTGCCAGTCTCGGAGATGGTGATGATACATTGAATTGTTATGTATCAAATTCATTTGTAGATTTTGGTAGTGGTAATGATGTCCTTAATGCTTATGCGATAACCAGTTCTATTATAAGTGGAGTTGGCTCTGGGTCAAAGATAAATCTTGTAAAGGGATTCAGTGAGAAAGTGGGCTCATGGAACGGAATTGTCGGTAATAATATACCTGGTGAGGTAGATTCTAAAAATGAACTGCTCTGCAAGATTTTGGATAACTACAATAAGTGGAGAGAAACCGGAGAATACAATATTGATGACGGCGAGTACCGTAGCAATAAAGGTGTGCAAGGTTCCAATTTAGATAGTGATCTTTTCAAAATAAACCAAAGCAATGTTTCCAGCAGTAAAAGGTGA
- a CDS encoding site-specific integrase, translating into MTFSNFWEQNYWPAQSYKSTGSLGAESALYRNWICPKIGNIQLIRLKAKDVEKVSSAMFTKNRSVASVNYALAVISQVWNLAKRDGLVAEDSPTKKVKLPKKDNRRTRFLTKDEATRLFNELKERSPLAHDMAILALYCGLRFGEIASLTWQDIDFENEDIYIKDPKTPVNRKAFFIKPVREMLERRALEPHSKSERLFNTVDGGKLARVSKTYGRIVAEMFNEGIDDSRQKMCFHTLRHTFASWHVQLGTDLYTVKELMGHSNFKMTQRYAHLAPDGLRKAVNVLED; encoded by the coding sequence GTGACCTTCTCCAATTTCTGGGAACAAAACTACTGGCCTGCGCAAAGCTACAAGTCTACCGGATCTCTCGGAGCTGAATCAGCACTCTATAGAAACTGGATATGCCCAAAGATAGGTAATATTCAGCTTATAAGGCTCAAAGCTAAAGATGTTGAAAAAGTTTCATCCGCTATGTTTACAAAAAATAGAAGTGTAGCATCTGTTAACTATGCTTTAGCTGTAATCTCACAAGTCTGGAATCTTGCAAAACGCGATGGACTTGTTGCAGAAGACTCCCCCACTAAAAAAGTGAAACTCCCAAAAAAAGACAATCGGCGTACCCGCTTTTTGACGAAAGATGAAGCTACCAGACTTTTCAATGAACTAAAAGAGAGATCACCCTTAGCCCACGACATGGCCATTTTAGCTCTTTACTGTGGCTTGCGATTCGGAGAAATTGCCTCCCTTACATGGCAGGACATCGATTTTGAAAATGAAGATATTTATATCAAAGATCCAAAGACCCCAGTAAACCGGAAGGCGTTTTTCATTAAGCCAGTACGCGAAATGTTAGAACGAAGAGCTTTAGAGCCTCATTCAAAATCAGAACGTCTGTTCAATACAGTTGATGGAGGCAAACTTGCACGAGTTTCTAAAACATATGGTAGGATCGTTGCGGAAATGTTCAACGAAGGTATAGACGACTCAAGACAAAAAATGTGCTTTCATACTCTCCGCCATACATTTGCATCGTGGCATGTCCAACTAGGAACAGACTTGTACACTGTAAAAGAGCTTATGGGACATAGTAATTTCAAAATGACTCAACGCTATGCACATCTGGCCCCTGACGGGCTTAGGAAGGCTGTTAACGTTTTGGAGGATTAA
- a CDS encoding PLP-dependent aminotransferase family protein: MWCPSQLGSKNAKYIAIVDALEADIRAGKISPGDKLPPQRELADMLSVNLTTISKAYREAERRGLVKGAIGRGTFISAGVSKTLEPPKSNLFATGAIEMGIVFSLNHLEPPLEDRIANLSAKRQLSEFRCYSEPAGLSEHLEIGTSWAKSFGFDIGIDRLVVTAGAQHALTCTLMACFAPGDSIAVDCLTYSGLKNLAAMMDIRLTPIEMDAEGMIPDRLRAACKSRATKGIYLMPAFHNPTAITMSAKRRRELVGIIKEHHLLLIEDDPYYFLASEAQPAMSSFVQDQSVFIGSFSKILHAGLRVAFVVASAPIRERLAAAVYNTIWMAPALNVAIICDAIVEGLIENVIQTKIKEAQRRNHIARSVLPFSANNVFNKGFYVWYQLPEPWPGYAFEAEARKRGVNINCAEQFAVGNPDITPAVRICLTATNTTQELESGLSRLAEIL; encoded by the coding sequence ATGTGGTGTCCGTCGCAACTAGGATCAAAGAACGCCAAATATATAGCCATAGTCGATGCCCTTGAAGCAGACATCCGCGCTGGCAAAATATCGCCTGGAGACAAGCTCCCGCCGCAAAGAGAGCTAGCGGACATGCTTTCTGTCAACCTGACGACCATTTCGAAGGCATATCGGGAAGCGGAACGCCGCGGACTGGTCAAAGGAGCCATCGGACGCGGCACGTTTATTTCAGCAGGTGTGTCCAAGACCCTTGAGCCACCAAAGTCCAACCTATTTGCTACTGGCGCGATCGAAATGGGCATCGTGTTTTCGCTCAACCATTTGGAGCCCCCTCTCGAAGACAGAATCGCCAATCTGTCCGCTAAACGACAATTGTCCGAATTTCGATGTTACAGCGAACCGGCCGGACTCTCGGAGCATCTTGAAATTGGCACATCATGGGCCAAATCGTTCGGTTTTGATATCGGAATTGACAGACTGGTCGTCACGGCAGGCGCGCAACATGCGTTAACATGTACGTTGATGGCGTGTTTCGCGCCCGGCGATAGCATCGCTGTTGATTGTCTCACGTATTCCGGTCTAAAAAATCTGGCGGCGATGATGGATATCCGGTTAACGCCAATCGAAATGGACGCGGAGGGAATGATACCCGACAGACTACGGGCCGCATGCAAAAGCAGGGCGACAAAAGGCATCTACCTCATGCCTGCGTTCCACAATCCCACAGCAATAACCATGAGTGCTAAACGACGGAGGGAATTAGTTGGAATTATCAAAGAACACCACTTACTTCTAATAGAGGACGACCCCTACTATTTTCTGGCGAGCGAAGCACAACCGGCCATGTCGTCATTTGTGCAGGACCAGAGCGTATTTATCGGAAGCTTTTCCAAGATTCTCCATGCTGGATTACGGGTCGCTTTTGTCGTGGCTTCCGCACCCATACGTGAACGGCTTGCTGCCGCCGTGTACAATACCATTTGGATGGCCCCTGCGTTGAATGTAGCCATTATCTGCGACGCCATCGTCGAGGGATTGATCGAAAACGTTATTCAAACTAAGATTAAAGAAGCACAGCGTCGAAACCACATAGCACGTTCCGTGCTTCCGTTTTCCGCGAACAACGTTTTCAACAAAGGATTTTACGTCTGGTATCAACTCCCTGAACCGTGGCCCGGATACGCATTTGAGGCAGAGGCCCGAAAAAGAGGGGTTAATATCAACTGTGCCGAACAATTCGCAGTGGGAAACCCGGATATTACTCCAGCTGTTCGAATTTGCCTTACTGCAACAAACACAACACAGGAACTGGAATCAGGATTGTCACGTTTGGCTGAGATATTGTAA